The Bacillus vallismortis genome window below encodes:
- a CDS encoding SDR family NAD(P)-dependent oxidoreductase: MRGKREQISEILELVQTGNITADEGYARVKSIQDNGELATDNPPLYYKPEWIESNIPNTKNADLPGLVLIFAENEWQIKELSDSLVDCNLLFVCRGEKFSTSNRNALTINPSKKADYIKLFKYIQDHFMLPENILHLWSDSQDNISQEGIKKQLENGIFSLLYITQALIEMKCKNTVKLKHLFQSEHKAQLPLHHALGAFAKTVHQEYPNFHYQIINVNHLQDMDIDNYSEIADIYRKECEGDQTSQFEVRYENGSRFTKRYKSANIDGLSQPLKRKGCYLITGGLGGIGYIIAKYLAEKWKANLILTGRSSLTAEQSRKINDLRSSGSHIEYIQSDISKKDETERVFTFVKDQFGHLNGVFHIAGVLRDSFILRKTKEEIDQVTASKVYGTVWLANEITKLNLDLFVLFSSTSSIFGSIGQCDYAFANAFLDQYAAVISAKGYAQKTVSVNWPLWAAGGMNIDYEGIQIMRRELGLEPLDESAGLRALEDSLCQTSEQLIAVKGQKEKIDDALNRADTINSLFEQRDEKNERNDELKQEIIHYLKKLLSEELKLSASFIDEKQYLEKYGIDSIMIMRLTKKLEQNVGKLSKTLFFEYHSITELADYFLNHHSERMLKLLNPIAKPQHELRQKRITSVKTDAPNSMKENVQKKDPGRSISADIAIIGVSGRYPGAESIRDFQNVLLNGRDCISKIPDDRKEMLEGSCYNWGGFLKNVDRFDPLFFRISPKEAAYLDPQERLFLETVWNTIEDAGYTKSDLAQEKVGVFAGVTYGSYQFFGVEESMNGNELAVGSPFSAIANRVSYYFNFTGPSMAVDTMCSSSLNAIHLACESILRGESSIAVAGGVNLTLHPNKYTLLKQSRFFASDGRCRTFGAGGDGYVPGEGVGSVLLKPVADAINDGDHIYAVIKATAVNHGGKTNGFTVPNPNAQSELIGAALKKADIDPRTISYIEAHGTGTSLGDPIEITGLTKVFRQYTDQTQYCSIGSVKSNIGHLEAAAGIAGLTKVLIQMKLKKLFPSIHAETLNPNIDFEASPFYVQRSLQDWEKPNLKESGKEVSVPRRAGISSFGAGGTNVHVILEEYEEANKSAEQFEKEPHVVLLSAKNNERLLEYADKMKEYIKNSLKPAMRSGQPDMVEKVNEILKPFVSKLIHVNPKEIDPTENLAEFGFGPVELSSITGFINETFQIELSMHHLTDFRSIQSITEYLLKEYTGQVNRLFPKKGYGKEQMDEIVLRDLAYTTQVGREAMESRLAIVGSTLKEIQDKLNDVCLEVQRIPGVYLNQHALQQVEQMKALTEGKAGEQFVKSVIEYGEMEKLAQLWAWGADIDWKIFQKYSQQTGKRISIPTYPFAKESYWVPGLIEKNSEVKASAPKIHLQKKWREFNIAKNSEKPVLGLTIALVHHDTELIARSVCSEIEEKNLIIIRHNSSFIRQSDYLYECSFLDEKQAYTAVNEILMSRKQQIENLFDFSDISNLNDSQNLIPYGKIVIIQELIKRSKKESPLSILQLTNGLQIFKTEKPRMRGAELAGLLKAVSSEYTYVNGKTIDTDSVQNPYELKQMIENEQENHAGEVEVCYRHGIRYIPFFEEERVQPSESFSFRLDKTIVITGGTGGIGREIIDELVKRGVTKLVLTGTHPLPLRSEWAGLLEDASIDQKIIDNIKLFMNLEERGISYRYYSGSLTDKEKLRSFFLEARKDLGDICGVIHCAGQHSNGNPAFIHKGIEDFKTVYGPKIVGLQNLHQIFEDDPLDFFILFSSIAAQVPQLSKGMSDYASANAYMDYFAAYHFQMGKSYFTSINWPSWKEVGMGRVTSPSYNDLGLGSLSTQEGMATLRNALSKKTAAMMPIVKNSAVFKADTLLKAYKSDLSAVSSSKAEISDISNNRTDALVGELSGIFAEELSIPIEKLDPFVAFQEYGVDSILLVSIIHRIEAIIQKNLDPTILFEHNTIHKLAEYVKGTGFQLKEQTAQLDTFSVHNVFEKVPESRRHMEKHEKLQTSSAKIAVIGIGCKFPGAANKEEFWRNLKKGRKHIKEVPESRWSIEKYYSPVKEKGKSISKWGGFIDGIGSFDPVFFRMHEETAVQTDPLIRHFLETSVQAVRDAGYEETELSGKKIGVFVGSRMGGYGHKLREENTHNIVGLSQNFIAAHVSHFFNFHGPSIVSDTACSSSLVSIHLACQSLKEGDSEMAIAGGADLLLDEVPYLMLSEGGALSPDGQCFTFDERANGFVPGEGFGAVLLKPLEKAKTDGDQIYGIIDASAINNDGATMGITTPNPKLQEQVIQDAFEKAKIEPDSVSYIETHGTGTMIGDPIELQALTKVFQKNTRRTQYCGVGSVKTNVGHLLSAAGAASFIKVILSLWHKKIPPTLNCETPNPRFEFGQSPFYPNTRLKEWKEEKRRAGISAFGFGGTNAHILVSGYDELHNIVRKPLTPAVFNKRKFWPKAYSHKQKKQHKKQFLEIIDETE; encoded by the coding sequence ATGAGGGGAAAACGTGAACAAATCAGCGAAATTCTTGAGCTGGTCCAAACAGGAAATATAACGGCTGACGAAGGATATGCCCGTGTAAAATCTATTCAAGACAATGGCGAACTAGCAACTGATAATCCGCCTTTATATTATAAGCCTGAATGGATAGAATCAAATATTCCGAATACGAAAAATGCAGACTTGCCTGGCTTAGTTCTTATTTTTGCTGAAAATGAATGGCAAATAAAAGAACTAAGCGATTCATTAGTGGATTGCAACCTTTTGTTTGTTTGTCGAGGAGAAAAATTTTCTACCAGCAATCGCAATGCGCTTACTATTAATCCATCGAAAAAAGCAGACTATATAAAACTTTTTAAGTATATCCAAGATCACTTCATGCTGCCTGAGAACATCCTTCATTTATGGTCTGACAGTCAGGATAATATAAGCCAAGAAGGAATAAAAAAACAACTGGAAAACGGTATATTTTCTCTTCTATACATTACACAGGCATTGATTGAGATGAAATGCAAGAATACTGTAAAGCTGAAACATCTATTTCAATCTGAACATAAGGCTCAGCTGCCATTACATCACGCTTTAGGCGCTTTTGCTAAAACGGTTCATCAGGAGTATCCAAATTTTCACTATCAGATCATCAATGTCAATCATTTACAGGATATGGATATCGACAATTATTCGGAGATTGCGGATATTTACCGAAAAGAATGTGAAGGCGATCAAACTTCGCAATTCGAAGTGCGCTACGAAAATGGTAGCCGATTCACGAAACGTTATAAAAGCGCAAACATTGACGGATTATCTCAGCCGCTTAAACGTAAGGGATGTTATCTGATTACAGGAGGATTAGGCGGGATCGGCTATATTATTGCGAAATATTTGGCGGAAAAATGGAAGGCTAACCTCATTTTGACCGGACGTTCTTCTTTAACTGCAGAGCAGTCTCGGAAGATTAATGATTTGAGAAGCTCAGGTTCTCACATCGAGTATATACAGTCAGATATTTCAAAAAAAGATGAGACAGAGCGGGTATTTACTTTTGTAAAAGATCAATTTGGTCATTTAAACGGTGTTTTTCACATCGCCGGAGTGCTCCGCGATTCGTTTATTTTAAGAAAAACAAAAGAAGAAATCGATCAGGTAACAGCATCGAAAGTTTACGGAACGGTATGGCTGGCGAATGAAATAACAAAATTAAATCTTGATTTGTTTGTATTGTTTTCTTCAACATCATCTATTTTCGGTTCAATCGGCCAATGTGATTATGCCTTTGCCAATGCTTTTCTAGATCAGTATGCAGCAGTTATTTCAGCAAAAGGATATGCCCAAAAAACAGTTTCCGTCAATTGGCCGCTGTGGGCAGCCGGCGGGATGAATATTGACTATGAAGGAATACAAATAATGAGAAGGGAACTCGGCCTTGAACCTTTAGATGAAAGTGCTGGGCTGCGAGCCTTAGAAGATAGCTTGTGCCAGACATCTGAACAGCTGATTGCAGTAAAAGGTCAAAAAGAAAAAATTGACGACGCGTTGAACCGTGCTGATACAATCAATAGCCTTTTTGAACAGCGAGATGAAAAAAATGAACGCAACGATGAATTAAAACAAGAAATTATTCATTATTTGAAAAAACTGCTTTCTGAAGAATTAAAATTATCGGCTTCATTCATTGATGAAAAACAATATCTTGAGAAATACGGTATTGATTCAATTATGATTATGCGTTTAACCAAAAAGTTAGAGCAGAATGTCGGCAAACTATCAAAAACCTTATTTTTCGAATATCACTCGATTACTGAATTGGCGGATTATTTTCTGAACCACCATAGTGAGCGCATGCTGAAACTGTTGAATCCTATTGCAAAACCCCAACATGAATTGCGTCAGAAAAGAATAACATCAGTAAAAACCGATGCTCCAAACTCTATGAAAGAGAACGTACAAAAGAAAGATCCGGGGCGTTCAATTTCTGCTGATATTGCCATTATTGGAGTAAGCGGCAGATATCCTGGCGCAGAAAGTATTAGGGATTTTCAAAATGTACTGCTGAATGGAAGGGATTGTATTAGTAAAATTCCCGATGATCGAAAGGAAATGTTGGAAGGGAGCTGTTATAACTGGGGGGGATTTCTTAAAAATGTAGATCGATTTGATCCTTTGTTTTTCCGGATATCACCGAAAGAAGCAGCTTATCTTGATCCTCAGGAACGGCTTTTCTTAGAAACAGTCTGGAACACTATAGAGGATGCGGGGTATACAAAGTCAGATTTGGCTCAGGAAAAAGTCGGGGTATTTGCAGGAGTCACATACGGGAGTTATCAATTTTTCGGCGTTGAAGAATCTATGAATGGAAATGAATTAGCCGTGGGTTCTCCTTTTTCTGCAATTGCAAACAGAGTCTCGTACTATTTCAATTTTACGGGACCTAGTATGGCGGTTGATACAATGTGTTCATCCTCTCTCAATGCTATTCATTTAGCCTGTGAAAGTATTCTGCGGGGAGAAAGCAGCATTGCTGTTGCAGGCGGTGTCAATCTTACGCTTCATCCAAATAAGTATACTTTATTGAAACAAAGTCGCTTTTTTGCGAGTGATGGGCGGTGCCGTACATTTGGTGCAGGCGGCGACGGTTATGTACCGGGCGAAGGAGTAGGCTCTGTTCTATTAAAGCCGGTGGCAGATGCAATAAATGACGGAGATCATATTTATGCGGTGATAAAAGCAACGGCAGTAAACCATGGAGGCAAAACAAACGGATTTACTGTTCCTAATCCTAATGCTCAATCTGAACTGATAGGAGCCGCACTGAAAAAAGCTGATATTGATCCTCGAACGATCAGCTATATTGAAGCACACGGAACGGGTACTTCTCTTGGAGATCCAATTGAAATAACCGGATTGACGAAAGTGTTCCGCCAATATACGGACCAGACTCAATATTGTTCGATCGGTTCTGTTAAATCGAATATCGGACATCTTGAGGCTGCTGCAGGTATTGCAGGTCTGACAAAGGTTCTAATACAAATGAAGCTTAAAAAGCTTTTCCCCTCTATTCATGCAGAGACATTAAATCCGAATATCGATTTTGAAGCATCGCCTTTTTATGTACAACGGTCACTGCAAGATTGGGAGAAACCAAATCTGAAAGAAAGCGGAAAAGAGGTTTCGGTTCCGAGAAGAGCGGGGATCAGTTCATTTGGGGCGGGAGGAACAAACGTTCATGTGATTCTGGAAGAATATGAAGAAGCCAACAAATCGGCAGAACAATTTGAAAAAGAGCCGCACGTCGTTCTGTTGTCGGCAAAAAATAACGAAAGGCTTCTCGAGTATGCAGATAAAATGAAAGAGTATATCAAAAACTCTCTAAAACCCGCAATGCGAAGCGGACAGCCGGATATGGTTGAAAAGGTGAATGAAATACTGAAACCATTTGTTTCAAAATTGATTCATGTCAATCCGAAAGAAATCGATCCGACAGAGAATCTGGCGGAATTTGGGTTTGGGCCTGTAGAGTTAAGCAGTATCACAGGTTTTATTAACGAAACGTTTCAAATAGAGCTTTCCATGCATCATTTAACAGATTTTCGTTCAATACAATCTATAACGGAATACTTATTGAAAGAGTATACTGGGCAGGTTAACAGACTCTTTCCTAAGAAAGGCTATGGAAAAGAACAAATGGACGAAATAGTTTTACGAGATCTGGCTTACACAACACAAGTCGGCAGGGAAGCCATGGAATCCAGATTAGCAATTGTCGGTTCAACACTGAAAGAGATACAGGATAAATTAAACGATGTTTGTCTAGAAGTTCAACGTATTCCTGGCGTATATTTAAATCAGCATGCTCTACAGCAAGTTGAACAAATGAAGGCATTGACAGAAGGTAAAGCAGGTGAGCAGTTTGTAAAAAGCGTGATTGAGTACGGTGAAATGGAAAAGCTCGCTCAATTGTGGGCATGGGGCGCGGATATCGACTGGAAAATATTCCAAAAGTATTCGCAGCAAACAGGCAAACGTATTTCCATCCCTACATATCCGTTTGCAAAAGAATCCTATTGGGTTCCTGGTCTAATTGAGAAGAATTCAGAGGTGAAAGCTTCAGCTCCGAAAATCCATTTGCAAAAAAAATGGAGAGAGTTTAATATTGCGAAAAACTCAGAAAAACCGGTTTTGGGGCTAACAATAGCATTGGTGCATCATGATACCGAATTAATTGCTCGTTCTGTATGCTCAGAGATAGAGGAGAAAAATCTTATTATTATAAGACATAATTCTTCTTTTATAAGACAATCAGATTATTTGTATGAATGTTCTTTTTTAGACGAAAAACAAGCATACACCGCTGTCAATGAAATTTTGATGAGCCGGAAGCAGCAGATCGAGAACCTATTCGATTTTTCTGATATCAGCAATCTCAACGATAGTCAAAATCTTATACCGTATGGGAAAATTGTTATTATTCAAGAGCTTATTAAACGGAGCAAAAAGGAATCTCCGTTATCGATTCTACAATTGACAAACGGCCTTCAAATTTTTAAAACAGAGAAGCCAAGAATGAGAGGAGCAGAATTAGCCGGTCTTTTAAAAGCTGTTTCCTCAGAATACACTTATGTTAATGGTAAAACAATTGATACAGACAGTGTGCAGAATCCGTATGAGCTGAAGCAAATGATAGAAAATGAACAAGAAAATCATGCTGGAGAGGTTGAAGTATGCTATCGCCACGGTATCAGGTATATTCCGTTTTTTGAAGAAGAAAGGGTTCAACCGAGTGAGTCTTTTTCATTTCGTTTAGATAAAACCATAGTAATAACTGGCGGAACAGGTGGCATTGGCAGGGAGATAATAGATGAACTGGTAAAACGGGGAGTAACAAAACTAGTGCTTACGGGCACGCACCCATTACCTTTGCGTAGTGAATGGGCGGGTTTGTTGGAGGATGCAAGTATAGATCAGAAGATCATCGACAATATTAAACTATTTATGAATCTTGAAGAGAGAGGCATTAGCTATCGGTATTACAGCGGCTCTCTTACAGATAAAGAGAAACTGCGTTCGTTTTTTCTTGAAGCCAGAAAAGACCTCGGGGATATATGCGGAGTGATTCATTGTGCCGGCCAGCACAGCAACGGAAATCCAGCATTTATTCATAAAGGCATTGAAGATTTCAAAACAGTTTACGGACCAAAGATCGTCGGTCTGCAAAATCTGCATCAGATTTTTGAAGATGATCCGTTGGATTTCTTTATTCTATTTTCATCAATTGCAGCTCAAGTCCCGCAACTATCTAAAGGGATGTCTGATTATGCATCAGCCAATGCGTATATGGACTATTTTGCGGCTTATCATTTTCAAATGGGAAAATCCTATTTTACATCTATCAATTGGCCGAGCTGGAAAGAGGTGGGGATGGGAAGGGTAACGAGTCCTTCATATAATGATTTAGGATTGGGTTCACTATCGACGCAAGAAGGAATGGCAACTTTACGCAATGCACTAAGCAAAAAAACAGCTGCTATGATGCCTATTGTGAAAAATAGTGCAGTCTTTAAGGCAGACACGCTTCTGAAAGCTTATAAGAGTGATCTGAGTGCGGTTTCAAGCAGCAAAGCGGAGATTTCAGATATTTCTAACAACCGTACTGATGCTCTTGTTGGAGAGCTGTCAGGCATTTTTGCCGAAGAATTAAGCATCCCGATTGAAAAGCTAGACCCGTTTGTTGCCTTTCAAGAATATGGCGTAGATTCTATACTTCTTGTAAGTATTATCCATCGCATAGAAGCTATTATTCAGAAGAACTTAGATCCTACTATACTTTTCGAACACAACACTATTCATAAACTTGCAGAATATGTAAAGGGAACAGGGTTTCAATTGAAGGAACAAACGGCACAACTTGACACTTTTTCTGTTCATAATGTCTTTGAAAAAGTACCCGAATCAAGAAGACATATGGAAAAACATGAAAAGCTGCAAACGTCATCTGCAAAAATAGCCGTTATTGGAATCGGATGCAAATTTCCAGGCGCAGCGAATAAAGAAGAATTTTGGCGCAACTTAAAAAAAGGAAGAAAGCATATAAAGGAAGTTCCAGAATCCCGCTGGAGCATTGAAAAATACTATTCCCCTGTAAAGGAAAAGGGAAAAAGCATTAGTAAATGGGGAGGCTTTATTGATGGGATTGGAAGTTTTGATCCAGTTTTTTTCCGGATGCATGAGGAAACAGCCGTCCAAACTGACCCATTAATCAGACACTTTTTAGAAACTAGTGTACAGGCTGTCAGGGATGCGGGTTATGAAGAAACAGAATTATCCGGAAAGAAAATCGGTGTGTTTGTCGGTTCAAGAATGGGGGGGTACGGTCATAAATTACGAGAAGAAAACACTCATAATATAGTTGGTCTCAGCCAGAACTTTATTGCCGCACATGTATCGCATTTCTTTAATTTTCACGGCCCAAGCATCGTATCGGATACAGCTTGCTCTTCTTCGTTAGTGAGTATTCATTTGGCTTGCCAAAGTTTAAAAGAAGGTGATTCAGAGATGGCAATTGCAGGCGGGGCAGACCTGCTGCTGGATGAAGTTCCTTACTTGATGCTAAGCGAAGGCGGGGCCCTTTCTCCGGACGGTCAGTGTTTTACCTTTGACGAAAGGGCAAACGGTTTTGTACCTGGTGAGGGTTTTGGAGCTGTATTATTAAAGCCGCTGGAAAAAGCGAAAACTGACGGTGATCAGATATACGGTATAATTGATGCATCCGCTATTAATAATGACGGTGCAACGATGGGCATTACAACTCCTAACCCAAAACTGCAGGAGCAAGTGATTCAGGATGCCTTTGAAAAAGCAAAAATAGAGCCTGACTCAGTCAGCTACATTGAGACACATGGAACCGGTACTATGATTGGAGACCCGATTGAACTTCAGGCGTTAACAAAAGTATTTCAAAAAAATACAAGGCGAACTCAATATTGCGGAGTTGGCAGTGTGAAAACAAATGTGGGACACTTATTAAGCGCAGCCGGAGCGGCTAGTTTTATTAAAGTGATTTTGTCACTATGGCATAAAAAAATCCCGCCTACATTGAATTGCGAAACGCCAAACCCTCGCTTTGAATTCGGGCAGTCGCCTTTTTATCCAAATACAAGGCTGAAAGAATGGAAAGAAGAAAAAAGGAGAGCAGGCATCAGTGCTTTCGGTTTTGGCGGAACAAACGCCCACATTTTGGTCAGTGGGTATGATGAATTGCACAATATTGTTCGAAAACCGCTGACACCGGCCGTATTCAATAAAAGAAAGTTTTGGCCTAAAGCTTATTCGCATAAACAAAAGAAACAGCATAAAAAGCAGTTTCTTGAGATTATTGATGAAACAGAGTGA
- a CDS encoding alpha/beta fold hydrolase: protein MRFSVLVKNDDYIVTDHVLHQVHTVPGVTYLDLITRFLSAKGINTRSFEIKHVLFQEPVATSAQFDKKVTFQFTEQKNGWLVETVSRKWIDRNVADHEVSVNLQAEITSGGQQVSEKKIRPKDLKKGALRTTDAETAYSNLRKGGLIHKEFMKLEGTVYEGKDYILGEVSLSGLAKEYIDDFYLHPAFLDGSLSLLGVLASAESDALNDAFIPIYIKTFRSLNKTGETCFVYIDKNNITQPSSKDILYADIQVYNSDGELSFYYERFGVKRVRNEESIQRLEYKGIKDEEDRVIKIADDSLDKSLIKQVAAMIQKPEESVKTDITFYELGLDSKQLLNLSKTLEQLLQTKLYPTLLFDYSTIGELTEYLCGKYGDKIMPPAASVTKTDLKETLSNELAFIIGDLTRTSAYEVNQYRSFYELGLDSRQLLQISKMIEEKIGASLYPTLLFDYNNIHDLASYLEEKYEMLTQTESEEDKKQSKEAPDAGHLENIYMQKEWSESPLLSEGVPKGNILILDFERSMSDDIQKHAGSKTVIYAQADSEYLKISDRHYKFHPENPEHYMRILNDVKLSGLFPETIIHFLSKETQDNRLDPDLTHSFYSVLYVSKALLSQKLTSRLKFLYMYSKDQYTNPSYAAVSGFFKTLQAEQPNIECKTIEFTTNQTIQIAPVLLDEINGDFNQTVKYENNRRFVSKYREVPSVTMHKTEATLIKNGVYLVIGGLRGIGWIFSKFIYSDIRANVVIAGRSELTPKMEEKLEKIRSRGIRITYIQADMTVKKQVTQLLEKVYSDFAKINGVFYSAGVIRDSFIMNKTNDDVHSVLQSKISGVIHLDEALADMPLDFFVLFSSISAEIGSLGQADYAYANSFLDNFAEWRECIRKTAGRQGKTISVNWPFWKNGGMSIDNEVQKIMKTHLGLHPLETFYGIEAIKRSLAQTGHQMIVLYGKKEKVITYFQPLPSSSGVVLVRDSSIAADIDASSYIPEKTGSAVQLLGTADNSDLDDYLNFWSRIKKGVPSQNHHIDAAKKLISFYQNRKMETVHFLINTANVRNMEIVMSGKGETILLICGFATTAYMWKEQIKEWANHFNVIVIHTPGYGLSKGSDDFTLSGLSSAFIEVLEDIGVTWPIHIAAASWGGMVGQRIAYEYPEKVKTLTLSGSYTTYKEDPDHSVEEKLKEDFANIGRLNEYEMLYSNQFLNASIEHFMEIHNREGYSTISFLKEIKTRTLILTGENEAVVDLEETNLLQKYLTNAVSKEIEGAGHLSNVTHPREFNKTVIDFIKN from the coding sequence ATGAGGTTCAGCGTATTAGTCAAAAATGACGATTATATAGTCACAGACCATGTCCTTCATCAAGTGCACACCGTTCCCGGCGTTACATATTTAGATTTAATTACAAGATTTTTATCTGCAAAAGGGATTAACACTAGAAGCTTTGAAATCAAACATGTATTATTTCAGGAACCGGTTGCAACTTCTGCCCAATTTGATAAAAAAGTTACCTTTCAGTTTACGGAACAAAAGAATGGATGGCTAGTTGAAACAGTTAGCAGAAAATGGATCGATAGAAATGTTGCAGATCATGAAGTGTCAGTCAATTTGCAGGCGGAAATCACCAGCGGAGGGCAACAGGTAAGCGAAAAAAAAATCCGGCCTAAGGATTTAAAGAAAGGGGCACTCCGAACAACAGATGCTGAAACCGCTTATAGTAATTTGCGGAAAGGCGGCTTAATCCATAAAGAGTTTATGAAACTAGAAGGGACAGTGTATGAAGGGAAAGATTATATTCTGGGAGAGGTCAGTTTAAGCGGACTTGCAAAAGAGTATATTGATGATTTTTATTTGCATCCCGCTTTTCTGGATGGCTCTTTAAGCCTTCTGGGAGTGCTTGCGTCTGCTGAATCGGATGCATTAAACGATGCGTTTATTCCGATTTATATTAAAACTTTTCGTTCTCTGAATAAGACGGGTGAGACTTGTTTTGTTTATATTGATAAAAATAATATCACGCAGCCATCTTCTAAAGACATTTTATATGCGGACATACAAGTATACAACTCGGATGGTGAACTTTCGTTTTATTATGAACGGTTCGGTGTGAAAAGAGTTAGGAACGAGGAGTCAATACAAAGGCTGGAATACAAGGGAATAAAAGATGAAGAGGATAGAGTCATTAAAATTGCGGATGATTCTCTCGACAAGAGTCTTATTAAACAGGTAGCGGCCATGATTCAAAAGCCCGAAGAATCTGTTAAAACTGATATCACATTTTATGAGCTTGGATTAGACTCTAAACAGTTATTAAACTTGTCTAAAACATTAGAACAACTCTTGCAGACCAAGCTGTATCCAACATTATTATTTGATTACTCTACAATTGGAGAATTAACTGAATACCTGTGTGGGAAATATGGTGACAAAATCATGCCGCCTGCAGCATCTGTTACGAAAACAGATCTCAAAGAAACTTTATCCAATGAGTTGGCGTTTATTATTGGTGATTTAACAAGGACCTCAGCATATGAAGTAAACCAATATCGGTCGTTTTATGAATTGGGTCTTGATTCAAGACAGCTATTGCAGATATCTAAAATGATAGAAGAAAAAATTGGTGCTTCGTTATACCCGACTTTATTATTTGATTATAACAATATTCATGATTTGGCAAGTTATTTAGAAGAAAAATATGAGATGCTAACACAAACGGAATCAGAAGAAGATAAAAAACAAAGCAAGGAAGCACCTGATGCAGGGCATTTGGAAAATATATATATGCAAAAAGAGTGGAGCGAGTCGCCTTTATTATCTGAAGGTGTTCCTAAAGGTAATATTTTAATTTTAGATTTTGAACGATCTATGAGTGATGATATTCAAAAGCATGCAGGCAGTAAAACTGTTATTTATGCACAAGCCGATTCCGAGTATCTTAAAATAAGTGATAGGCATTACAAATTCCATCCTGAAAATCCTGAGCATTACATGAGAATATTAAATGATGTAAAGTTATCAGGACTATTTCCCGAGACAATTATTCACTTTTTGTCAAAAGAAACCCAGGATAACAGATTAGATCCGGATTTAACACACAGTTTTTATTCTGTTCTTTATGTAAGTAAAGCTTTACTGAGTCAAAAATTAACCAGCAGATTAAAATTTCTGTACATGTATAGCAAAGATCAATATACGAATCCGTCTTATGCGGCTGTCTCAGGCTTTTTTAAAACTTTGCAAGCAGAGCAGCCGAATATTGAATGCAAAACAATAGAGTTTACAACAAATCAAACCATCCAAATAGCACCTGTATTACTCGATGAAATAAATGGAGATTTTAATCAAACCGTTAAGTATGAAAACAATAGAAGATTTGTCTCAAAATATAGAGAAGTCCCGTCAGTAACAATGCATAAGACAGAAGCAACATTAATAAAAAACGGGGTCTACCTTGTAATTGGCGGATTAAGGGGCATTGGCTGGATATTTTCAAAATTTATTTATTCAGATATTCGCGCCAATGTTGTTATTGCTGGCCGGTCAGAACTGACTCCAAAGATGGAAGAAAAATTAGAAAAGATTCGTTCCCGCGGTATAAGAATCACCTATATTCAAGCTGACATGACAGTTAAAAAACAAGTAACCCAATTACTCGAAAAAGTCTATTCAGACTTTGCGAAAATTAATGGCGTTTTTTATAGTGCCGGTGTAATCAGAGATTCTTTTATTATGAATAAAACGAACGATGATGTACATTCGGTGCTTCAATCTAAAATAAGCGGAGTCATTCATTTGGACGAGGCACTCGCCGATATGCCTTTAGACTTTTTTGTTTTATTTTCCTCTATTTCCGCGGAAATAGGAAGCTTGGGGCAAGCAGATTACGCATATGCCAATAGTTTTTTAGACAATTTTGCAGAATGGAGAGAATGTATAAGAAAGACAGCAGGAAGACAAGGTAAAACAATCTCTGTAAATTGGCCTTTTTGGAAAAACGGAGGTATGTCAATAGATAATGAAGTACAGAAAATTATGAAAACCCATCTCGGTCTGCACCCGCTTGAAACTTTTTACGGCATAGAAGCTATAAAAAGGTCGCTTGCTCAGACCGGCCATCAAATGATTGTGTTATATGGAAAAAAAGAAAAAGTAATAACATACTTTCAACCGTTACCTTCCAGTTCAGGGGTAGTGCTTGTAAGAGACTCATCGATAGCAGCAGATATAGATGCTTCATCGTACATTCCCGAAAAAACAGGCTCTGCCGTTCAATTACTGGGCACAGCAGACAACAGCGATCTTGATGATTATTTAAACTTTTGGAGCAGAATAAAAAAAGGTGTTCCTTCGCAAAATCATCATATAGATGCCGCTAAAAAACTGATCTCATTTTATCAGAACAGGAAAATGGAGACAGTTCATTTTCTGATAAACACTGCAAATGTCCGTAATATGGAAATAGTGATGAGCGGAAAAGGAGAAACAATTTTACTTATTTGCGGTTTTGCAACGACGGCTTATATGTGGAAAGAGCAAATAAAGGAGTGGGCGAATCATTTTAATGTAATCGTCATACACACCCCAGGTTATGGATTGAGTAAAGGAAGTGATGATTTTACATTGAGTGGTTTAAGTAGTGCTTTTATTGAGGTGTTAGAAGATATAGGAGTAACATGGCCAATTCACATTGCAGCAGCTTCTTGGGGAGGAATGGTAGGGCAAAGAATAGCCTATGAATATCCTGAAAAAGTGAAAACACTAACTCTATCAGGCAGTTACACCACCTATAAAGAAGATCCTGACCATAGTGTGGAGGAGAAGCTTAAGGAGGATTTTGCAAACATCGGAAGATTGAATGAATATGAAATGTTATATAGCAATCAATTTTTAAATGCATCTATTGAGCACTTTATGGAGATTCATAATAGAGAAGGTTATTCTACTATAAGTTTCTTAAAGGAGATTAAAACAAGAACGCTTATACTTACAGGTGAAAATGAAGCGGTTGTTGACCTAGAGGAGACAAACTTGCTTCAGAAATATCTTACAAATGCCGTTTCAAAGGAAATCGAAGGAGCGGGACATCTTTCTAATGTTACACATCCAAGAGAATTTAATAAGACTGTCATTGATTTTATAAAGAATTGA